The segment TAGCAAttcttacttaaaaaaattggtaCTTTTAGGTTATAAAACTTCCTAGTATTATCAACATTCATATGTATATTAATGAATcttaacacatatatatgtctagacttattaacatatgtatgaatgtaagcaatactagaaagttttataacctgaaacggagaaagCAACAATCTAAACATCTGCAATAGTCAATTCTACCATTGCCGAAAATTGGCAAGGCGCTACAAAAACCTTAACGATACCGGCCCTAAGCAACAACTACATTTTAATCATTCTACGCCTGTTATGTGGGTTATCACTGACACGGATAATAAAAAGCCTCTATGATGTGGATGATCACACACGTTGATTCCAGCCGCGTCCATGAGTTGATTTTTCTGGgctaaaaaaaacccaaaaaatatCTCATATTTTACTGCAGTGTTGAAGTTGTTTGAGATGTGCAAGAACTGTCGGGGATATATCAGATGTGCTCGATTGGACGGCCAAAGGTTTTGCACCTACTTTTCTATAACTACGCATCACATGAGCACCACATATCTATGGAATCTGCACCACACCAAACAAACCATGAAACTGTCAATTGTTTTCTACTATATCTATCGTCATACATGAGAGTACTGAACTAGAAGCATTGATTCGTCAACCTTTTCCAAAGAAAAACAACATCAGCATGTGCGTAACTATTATAGCTAGTAAAGCAAGCTTGGGAAGGAGTATCTGAAAATTTAACTGCCTGTCTGTCTTTTTGGATATATATAATCTCCATACTTGCGGAGAAAAAACACTTCTGAAGCCGCGGAAAAGAATCTATGCACGTCTTCTTTCTCCGTAGTTAAGCATGAAATTTCAAAGTCTGTTTAATTGTCTTCCTTGATGATTGAACCAGTCAGCTCCAACATCTCTATAAATAGTTCatcttgaaccataatttactTCATCCAAAATCAAACCAATTCACCTGTCCATCTCGAACATCCATTTGGTACACAAATAGTTAAGGATAATATGGCGAGATCATGgtcgcttcttcttcttccatttgCGCTTGCTTTGGTTGCTTCCGTTGCTCAAGCTGCTGTTGTGGAGTACACTTTCAATGTAATATTCTATCTAGTTTTCATATACTTCCATTTCTgcatgcagttttttttttcttctattttatcGCATATATATCGCAACATGCATGAACACTGTTTATCTTTAATTCATGAGACAGGGCTTTTGGCTCAAGACGTagacatgacataaaaaaaaaaactctcctgGAATCAAATACATAAATTTTAATACTTTTTCCTGCAGTTTCCAAATATGGACTATTATTAATATGTTTAAGAATTTTAGTTTGAAACTGCAAAACTGGTGTGACAAGATTCTTCACATTAACATATTAGATTTTATGTTAGTTGTTACGATAAAAAAATGGGTGCAAAATTgcacaacaaaatatatatatatacttttgaccggagggagtagaactTCATTTGTGTTCAAGGAGGGGTTACTTGTCAAAGGTGATCGAACTAAACCATGTCTTAATCTTACATTTTTGAACTGAGCAGGTAGGTAATCTCTCCATTAGTCAGCTATGCCAGCAGGAAATGATCATAACTGCAGTGAATGGTCAGCTCCCCGGCCCGACGATCGTTGCCACTGAGGGCGACACGGTGGTTGTTCATATGGTCAACGAGTCACCCTACAACATGACCATCCACTGGTAATATTTTATCTTCTCAAAAACGGTAAAATTAATATCTACGTTCATCCACGGTGAACGAAGGATTATCATCAATTGTGTCTTGGATGTAGGCATGGTATCTTCCAGCGCGGTACGCCATGGGCGGATGGACCGGCTATGGTCACGCAGTGTCCGGTCCGTCCCGGAGGCAACTACACTTACCGGTTCAACGTCACCGGGCAGGAGGGCACGTTGTGGTGGCACTCCCATTTCTCCTTCCTCCGCGCCACCGTCTATGGCGCGCTCATCATCAAACCTCGCGGCGGCGCCAAGGCCTACCCGTTCCCCGTGCCcgacgaggaggtggtggtCATCCTCGGTGAGTGGTGGAAGAGGAACGTGTATGACCTGCAGCAGGAAGCCTTGCACACTGGCATCCCGGCCGCCCACGCCGACGCGTACACCATCAACGGCAAGCCAGGCGGTTTCTACGACAACTGCTCTGCACCCAACCGTATGTTCTTGCAGATCGATCGATTAGACATACAATATATTGTCGGCAATCGAGATGGCAATTGAATTTTGATGGTTTCTTAATGGCAGAAACGCACAAGTTCGAGCTGAAGCAGAACAAGACGTACATGCTCCGGATCATCAACGCTGCACTCAACACGCCGCTCTTCTTCAAGGTGGCCAACCACAGCTTCAACGTGGTGGCAGCCGACGCGTGCTATACCAAGCCGTACAAGACCGACGTGGTGGTCATCTCGCCGGGGCAGACGGTGGACGCGCTCCTGGTACCggacgccggcgtcgcggcggccgtcggCGGGCGCTACTACATGGCGGTGATCCCGTACAACAGCGCCGTTAATGCTATCAACGCAAGCGTTCTGTACAGCCTGACCAACGGCACGGCCATCGTCGAGTACGCCGGCGGCCCGGCAACCTCGCCACCCATGCTGCCGGAGATGCCGGAGTACAACGACACGGCCACCGCGCATCGGTTCCTCTCCAATATGACGGCACTGGTGCCGAACCGGGTGCCGCTCGCCGTTGACACCCACATGTTCGTCACTGTCTCCATGGGAGACACCTTCTGCGGACCGGAGCAGACGATGGAGTGCAACAAAAATAGGACCATCTTCGCGTCGAGCATGAACAACGCCTCCTTCATCCTCCCGAACACCACCTCCATGCTCGAGGCCATGTACAAGGGCTCCATCGACGGCGTCTACACCCGCGACTTCCCCGACACGCCGCCGATCGTCTTCGACTACACCGCCGACGCATCGGAGCAGAACGCGACGCTGAAGCACACGTTCAAGTCGACCAAGGTGAAGACGCTCAAGTACAACTCGACGGTGCAGATGGTGCTGCAGAACACGAGGCTGGTGTCCAAGGAGAGCCACCCGATGCACCTCCATGGCTTCAACTTCTTCGTCCTCGCCCAGGGCTTAGGCAACTACAACGAGACGACGGACCCGGCCAAGTTCAACCTCGTCGACCCGCAGGAGCgcaacaccgtcgccgtccccaCCGGCGGCTGGGCCGTTATCCGCTTCATAGCCGACAACCCAGGTACATAtatatgggagcgtatcctatgcacacaggccctcgcgtgtacacaccgtgtacaccaactaaaaattatcacaaatattctaggaaaattcatacatgtactttcaatagtattacatctacatgTAAaatcgcatcttcaaattcattctacatagagaataacaaaaaagataaaattctgacaaaattgcaaccttaaaactgtcagattttttgttttttttgttacggctaaaatataatgaatttgacgttaagattttaaccctaagtgtaatacaattgaaagtatgtgtatgattttttctagaatttttggtgatattttttagttggtgtgcacgtgtgtacacgtgagggcctgtgtgcataggatatattgcccatatatatatacacaaaatcATACGCTCTCTCCATCCCATCATATAAGACGCACATGCGTTGTAAGATTCAACTTTTAAAGCATGACCAACAATCAATATAATATGaactaaattttatttgctgaaaataatatcatagattaaaatttgaatttactttcatatggttataattatTAGCGAAATATTagtttttaaaactttatattatgaaatagagggagtactattaaTTATAAGTGTATCACATACGTGGTAATACCAAATTAATGTCTCGTTAAAACTTTCGATGTAAATATTCAAACAGTTTAAATTATACGCAAATGCAAATGATTGCAgtaattttttcttgaaaaatatgTCACAATATACGATTTTTATCAGAGTTTGTGTTTTTGATTATAGTCAACGGTGAATTCCAAAGACTGTCGACATCTAAAATTGCACGTTTTTAGTGATCATAGGGAAGATGACCCGTAACTACAACCCAgaatttcttttcttctgatCATTTCGTTGACTTGACTACAGTTGTGAAATCAAATTTGGCATTTGTGTGTTTGATGCAGGGGTTTGGTTCATGCACTGCCACTTCGATGCTCATCTAGAGTTCGGGCTTGGCATGGTGTTTGAGGTTCAGAACGGTCCAACGCCGGAGACATcgttgccgccaccaccatcggaCTTGCCACAGTGCTAGATGATCATTACTGAGATTCCATAGCTTTTGGGTTTAGTTCTCAGAAAGGAAATGTTTATTTCTTCATTTATTAGTTCCATGCAGTATTTCAGTATTGTAATAAGTTCATTGATCAAGTGTGTGATGGATGTTGTGCGTTTCTCTAAGGAGGTCATCTTGTAATATTAATTGGGAGGTTTCcataataaaatgaatggaTTTCCTTATTGTCATATTCCACGGGGGAAAATTGGGgtgaaatttaaattatttgCATCCTGCTCGTCAAGCTTCGTGATTTGTGCAtccatatactccctctctAGTTCCATATCAAACTCCACCAAGCCTTTCATTAAGCATGCACTTAGGGTGTAGGCGGGGTTGGGAGAAGGTGTGTTAGAAGGGAGTTCCACAGTCTGGTGCGCGGTGGATGCTAgatttaaggaaaaagtacgaattatcccCCCGAGCTATCGCggttgaccgaattaccccctaaacccgaaaaccagatatcgttcaccctgaactttcagtaccagacaaattacccccctcgacccaatccagaacggttttgtcctatgtagcgtacgcgtggcagtccagtcaacattttatttagaaaaaatataggacccacctgtcatactcctctctcactcttcctctctatctcacttttcctctctctcttctctctcactctctctctcactcttcctctctctttctcgccGATCGGCGCAGGCGGGGgacacggagcggcggcggcggccatgatgAGTAGCCTTCTGGATTCTTCCTGCACCGGCGTGCTGTCGCTCTCGTCATCAGGGCCCAAGCCGAGGTGAGCTGAGCATTCTTGATTGGTTTCACCACGTCGTCGACCCCGACCCCGACTCTGAGCCCCGCGGTGGCGGTGCCCAaggcgaagccggcggcgagcacggggCTGTGGGACGTGCTGGCGTGCAATGGGCCGGCTTTGGAGCGGATGAACGGGCGGCTGGCGATGGTGGGGTTCGTGTTGGAGCTCGCCAAGGAGGCGCCACGCGGCGGCAGGCTCCTGGACCAGGCCGGCAGTGGGGGCGTGCTCGCGTggttcgccgccactgccgccgttCGTCCGTCCCGCCCGcggcgtcgccgctgcctctGTCCGTCTCCGTGCCAAGGGGGCGGCTGCTCATCGTggccaccaccgctgccgcctccgtctccgcgTCCCACGCCGCCTCCCGCACCGGCCTCCATCCGTCACCGTGCCGAGGGGCGGCTGCTCGTCGTGGCAGCGGCCGTCACTGCTTCCtcgtccccggccgccgccgctccgcatCCCCTGCCTGTTGCCAACCagcaagaaagagagaaagagtgagagaggagtatgataggtgggtcccacattttttataaataaaatgctgactagactgccacgcgtacgtcacgtaggataaaaccgctctagattgggtcgaggggggtaatttggcTGGTATTGAATGTTCAGGGTGAACGATGTCTAGTTTTCGGGTTTAggagggtaattcggtcgaccatgATAGTtcgtgggggtgggggggtgggGTTATTCGTTCTTTTTCATAGATTTAATTGGTAATTTGTCGACGTCTTCCTTATCGACTTTTCGTAACTGACCAGTTGAATGGTAGATATTTGGGTGATCGAGTTGCTCTGTTTATAAATGGAGAGCCTGAGGCGCTGCCCATGCATGGCATCTAAGGCTATGTTGTAATCTCTCATTTCCCAACTTCTACCTCCTCGTTTATTTTTGCACGTTTGCTTTTCTGAACTGCcaaatggtatattttttacaaaatattacatagaaaagttgtttcaaaatatcatattaatctatttcaaaatttattttaactaatacttGACTAATCATACGCTAACCGTTACTCCGTTTTACGTGCTAGGAGTGAAGGTTAACCCTCACTTCCAAACTCAGTCTAAGATGATAATACAGGCAAAGACCTCAAAAAGCCACACCACATAATGTGCCAACGCTTGACAAAGGAGGCATAATTGGAAAACGAGCGATGTAGCCGGAGAGACATTTTCATAGTAGTGTGACTATGGATTCCGTCATACTGACATCCTTGTCAGGTCGGCTTGATGCCGCTGGTCAGTAGCTACTGTAGCATGCCTCCTTCTCCATCTCTCTTTTGCTTTTCATTCCAGCCACCCATAAGCTTCTCTTCCGCCAAGATTCCTCGCTTTTCCCTTTGATTCCTTTCTGTTTCCCTCCCCCTTTAATCCCTCTTTTCACCCTTCTCCTTTCCTCCTTCACTCAGTTCCGCTTTTCCGTCTCACCTCATGGCCTCCCAAAGAAACCCTTCCAGCTCTTTAGTTCCCTTTCAATCTGGGAATGATCCCCCGGATCCTGATCCGCTTCCACATATTGTGGCTTCGCTTCAGGATCTGTGCCTTATTCCTCCAAAAGAAGCCACTGTTCAAGTCAAGTACTCCCCAGAGGTTGCTCAGCTGGAAGCCAACCACAACATGCTCTTAAAGGTGGGGCTACTCGGGTGGCCAGATCAGAGCCATCCCCTTGGAGCCACTGAAAAAAGCTTTGAGCAAGGTATAGGGTAGCTGTTTCTTGGATATCTCTTAGGTCGACTCCAATTTGTTTATGGCTCATTTTCGTTCTTGGGAAGATCTCTCGTGGGTTTGGAACAAACAACCTTGGTCTTTTGGGAGCGATACTTTTCTGATGGAGTGGGCTACTGCTGATGAAAAGCTTAAGCCTCTGTCTGCATATACCTTTAAATCCATTATGGTTACTGTCCGGTTTTATGGCATTCCCATGGCTCTTAGAACTGAAGATACAGCTAGGAAAGTGGTTGCGGAAATTGGTGAGCCATCTGCTACTAATCCGATTTTAGAAGAAAACCTTAAGAAAGACCCTAAGTTCATGAGTGTTAGGGTCAAGATGAATGTCACAAAGCCAGTGCAAGCTATTGTTAATCTTGACATCGATAATAGGGAGCCTCTTAGAGTCTTTGTGCACTATGAAAGGATTCACCGTATTTGCACCTTCTGTGGTTTAATGTTTCATAATTCCCAAGCTTGCCCGATCAAACAAAGAATTATCATTCAACAGAGGGCTGATGCTCAGGTTCAACTAAATGATAGATATGGCAAATGGATCACTCAACTCTCTTATCTGCCTCCAGAAGCTATGAAGGatttagaaaaggaaaacaagaatTCTCTTGTTGCAAAATTTCGGCAACACTTTGCTAATCCGAGTGCTAGTACTAGTGCAAGCTCGCATGGTGGTGCTCCCATAGTCAATGTGATGAGACAGGTGAATAGTGCTCAACAGACAGGGTTGCATGCTTTGGTGGGCCCAAGCCAAGTTAGTTAAAAAAGTGCTCAGTTTGCCACTGTTGAGAAGGATGTAGAACAAGCCATGATAGAAGACAAACTAGTACAGCAGCAAAATATCCCTCAGCACCTGGATGGTTTGCCTGCAGCAGAAAATGCCACTTCTCAGCCTTCCAGGGTGCAGTTAGTTCATCTGGCAAAAGCTCACTCCCTAAATCTGGACCAACCAATAACTGCTTCAGCTGCTGCAAAAGACAAGAATAGTTTGTATGTGATCCCAGCAAAGAAGAAAC is part of the Oryza glaberrima chromosome 12, OglaRS2, whole genome shotgun sequence genome and harbors:
- the LOC127756794 gene encoding laccase-24, encoding MARSWSLLLLPFALALVASVAQAAVVEYTFNVGNLSISQLCQQEMIITAVNGQLPGPTIVATEGDTVVVHMVNESPYNMTIHWHGIFQRGTPWADGPAMVTQCPVRPGGNYTYRFNVTGQEGTLWWHSHFSFLRATVYGALIIKPRGGAKAYPFPVPDEEVVVILGEWWKRNVYDLQQEALHTGIPAAHADAYTINGKPGGFYDNCSAPNQTHKFELKQNKTYMLRIINAALNTPLFFKVANHSFNVVAADACYTKPYKTDVVVISPGQTVDALLVPDAGVAAAVGGRYYMAVIPYNSAVNAINASVLYSLTNGTAIVEYAGGPATSPPMLPEMPEYNDTATAHRFLSNMTALVPNRVPLAVDTHMFVTVSMGDTFCGPEQTMECNKNRTIFASSMNNASFILPNTTSMLEAMYKGSIDGVYTRDFPDTPPIVFDYTADASEQNATLKHTFKSTKVKTLKYNSTVQMVLQNTRLVSKESHPMHLHGFNFFVLAQGLGNYNETTDPAKFNLVDPQERNTVAVPTGGWAVIRFIADNPGVWFMHCHFDAHLEFGLGMVFEVQNGPTPETSLPPPPSDLPQC